The Streptomyces sp. NBC_00306 sequence CTCGGGACGCTACGACGAGTTCGTCCGGATGCACGGCGAGTACTACGTCCCCGATGCCGAGAAGGGCCCGCGTGCGGCCCATATGACGCCGTCGTTCTTTCCCTGGCACCGCAGGTTCCTGCTGGAGTTCGAGCGCGCGCTCCAGAAGGTCGACCCCGGGGTGTCCGTTCCCTACTGGGACTGGACGACCGACAACACGCCCGCGGCCTCCCTGTGGGCCGAGGACTTCCTCGGCGGCAACGGCAGGACCGGTGACCGGCAGGTGATGACCGGCCCGTTCGCGTACTCGAACGGGAACTGGAGGATCAACGCCCGCGTCACCGAGGGGAAGTTCCTGACCCGGAACTTCGGCCGCCCCTCGGACCCCGTGTCGCTGCCCACCAAGAACGACGTCGCCAAGGCCCTGAGGGAACCCGCCTACGACGCGGCCCCCTGGGACTCCACCGCGAAGACCGGCTTCCGCAACGCCATCGAGGGCTGGAGCGCCGGCGGCCCCGCACGGTGGCGCAACCACAACCGGGTGCACCGCTGGGTCGGCGGTCTGATGCTGGGCGCGACCTCGCCCAACGACCCGGTGTTCTGGCTCCATCACGCGTTCATGGATCTGCTCTGGATCCGCTGGCAGCAGGCGCACCCGCGCTCCGGCTATCTGCCGCGCACCCGCCTCGCCGCGTCGGATCCGCAGGCCGGACGCGTGTTCGCCCTCGACGAGCCGATGCCGCCCTGGAACGTACGGCCGTCGGCACTGCTCGACCACAGCCGTCTCTACCGCTACGCATAGCGAACCGGCCGCCCCCTGTTCATGGCAGGAGGCGGCCGGCCCGGTGCCCGGTGAACGACCGAGGCCTCTCCCTTCCGACCGGAAGGGAGAGGCCTCGGTGCTGTGGGGTCGGGCTCAGCCGCCGTAGGCCTCGTCCGTGTCGTTCCCGCCGTTGTTCACGCACTGGTTGCCGAACGCCGGGTTCAGCAGCGCGATCACGTTGACGGTGTTGCCGCAGACGTTGACCGGGATGTTCACGGGCACCTGAACGACATTGCCCGAGGCGACACCGGGGGAGTGGGCGGCGGCGCCCTCCGCTCCGGCGTCGGCGGCGGCCAGTCCGGCACCGCCGGCCAGGATGGCGCCCGATCCGGCGACGACGGCCACAGCCTTCGCGATACGCGACATCAGTTCTCCTTGCAGATGAGAGCCAGGCCACATCGTGTGACCTTCACGTTCTTCAACGCGCCGACCCGGAGGCGGTAACGGTGGCGCACGAAGTTGTCGTCATATGCGGCTGACCGGAATCCGTCCCTTGTCGGCTAGTCGCGGGACCCCAACAATGCGCATGACAAACCGAAGGACCCCTTCGGTCACAGAAGTCGCAAGAGGGGACCCCCACATGAAGAAGCCTCTCGTCGGCGCTTTTCTCGCTCTGACACTCCTCGGGGCGGGCGCGGCACCCGCCGTCGCGGTCGCCGCACCGGACGCGGCGCCCGCCGCCACGAGCGCCGAACCCCGCGCCAAGGCCCCGGTCGACGTCAAAGCCGTCGATTTCGCCGGGACCGTGGCGCTCAGCAACTGCTCGGGATCGGTGGTGCGCATGCCGGCCTCCGAGCCCGACGACCCCGCCCTCGTGCTCTCCAACGGACACTGCATCGAGAGCGGCTTCCCGGCCGCGGGCGAGGTCATCGTCGACCAGCCGTCCAGCCGTAGTTTCAGCCTGCTCAACTCGGCGGGCAGCAGAGTCGCGACGCTCCGCGCGAGCAAGATCGCGTACGCGACGATGACGGACACCGACGTCTCGCTCTACCAGCTCACCCGCACCTACGCGCAGATCGAGAGCAGCTACGGAATCAAGGCGCTGGAGGTGAACGCGGCCCACCCGGTCAAGGGCACGGCCATCAAGGTCGTCTCCGGGTACTGGAAGCGCATCTACAGCTGCTCGATCGACGGCTTCGCCTACCGGCTGAAGGAGGGGGAGTGGACCTGGAAGGACTCGGTCCGCTACACCTCCAGCTGCAACACCATCGGTGGCACCTCGGGCTCACCGGTCGTCGACAACGCCACCGGCAAGGTCGTCGCCGTCAACAACACCGGTAACGAGTCCGGCGGACGGTGCACGGACAACAACCCCTGCGAGGTGGACGAGAGCGGCAACGTCACCGTGCGCCGGGGCATCAACTACGGCCAGCAGACGTACCAGATAGTCCCGTGCGTCGGCCTGGACAACAAGATCGACCTCGGCCGGCCGGGCTGCACGCTGCCCAAGCCGTAGTCCTGGCCCAGGGGCGCACGCTGCCCCGGTCGTAGGGGTGCACGACGGCCGGACCCGTGACCCGTCGCGCGGTCCGGCCGTTGCACCGGGCGTGATCAGCCACAAGTACGCCGCCGCTGCCGCGGCCGCCGCATGCGCCCTCGCCGTCACGTCCTTCGGGACCGCCCATGCCGCCGCTCCGGACCCGGGCGGCAGGGCCGGTGCCTCGAACGAGATCGACCGGAACCTCATCAAGCCCCCGCCGGGCGGTGTCCTCGCGCCCGTCACCGACGCCGCCGGCAAGATCCTCCCTCGCTGACGCTGCCTGTTCGATCGCTTGTTCGGTTTTATGGTTACCCTGGAACCATGGCCGCACATCTCCAGGGCTCGCTCTTCGACCAGACCGACGAGATCCGACTCGGTCCGCTGGACGGCGTCCGGCGGACCGTGCTCGGCGACGGCGCCTGGATCGACGTCCTGCCCGGCTGGCTCCACGGGGCGGACGCCCTCTTCGAGGAGCTCCGCTCCGGTGTTCCCTGGCGCGCCGAACGACGGCAGATGTACGAGCGCGAGGTGGCCGTGCCCCGGCTGCTGGCCCACTACCGGGAGAGCGACCCGCTGCCGCACTCCGTGCTGGACGAGGCCCGCGACGCGCTCGACGCGCACTACGCCGAGGAACTCGGTGAGCCCTTCACCACGGCGGGGCTGTGCTACTACCGCGACGGCCGGGACAGCGTCGCGTGGCACGGCGACACCGGAGGGCGGGCGTCCCGGCAGGACACCATGGTCGCCATCCTCTCGGTCGGCGCGCCCCGCGATCTGCTGCTGCGCCCCCGCCGGGGCGGCGGCCCGTCCGTGCGCCGGGCGCTCGGGCACGGCGACCTCATCGTGATGGGCGGGTCCTGCCAGCGGACCTGGGAGCACGCCGTGCCGAAGACGACCCGCGCCACGGGGCCGCGCATCAGCATCCAGTTCCGGCCGCAGGGCGTGCACTGAGCCGCCCGACGGGGACGGCGGGACGCCGGACGGCCGTGCGCCCCCACGCCGGGGCGGTCAGGCGCGCGGTGTCCTGCGCACCGAACGGCCCGCCAGTACATCCGTCCGTACGCCGTCCTCGATGACGAACCGGCCGTCGATCAGGACGTGCGGGATACCGGTCGGCAGGGTGCGCGGCTCCTCGAAGGTGGAGCCCGCGGCGACCGTCTCCGGGTCGAACAGCACCAGATCGGCGCGGTAGCCCTCGCGGATCAGGCCTCGGTCCGGCAACCGCAGCCGGGCCGCCGGGCGTGAGGTGAGGTGGGCGACGGTCTCCTCCAGGGAGAGGATGCCGAGCTCCCGGGCGTAGCGGCCGAGATAGTGCGGGAAGGTGCCGTACGCGCGCGGGTGCGGCTTGGCGCCCTGGAGGATGCCGTCGCTGCCGCCCGTGTGGACCCGGTGGCGCATGATCGCGCGGACGTTCTCCTCGTGTCCCACGTGCTGGAGGATCGTCGAGCCGAGACCGTCCTCGATCAGCAGCCGGCGGGCGGTGGCCCAGGGGGCCTCGCCCCTCGCCCGCGCGGTCTGTTCGATGGTCCGGCCGACATGGGAGGCGAGCGCCGGGTCGGTGACGCCCGAGATCTCGATGGTGTCCCACTCGATGGGCACGCCGTGGCAGCCGTCCGAACCGATCTCCTCCAGATGGTGGCGGATCCTCTCGGCAGCGGCCTCGTCCCGGAGGCGGGCGAGCACCGCGTCCGGACCGCCCTCGCTCGCCCAGCTGGGCAGCACGGCGACGAGCGTGGTGCAGCCGGGGGTGTAGGGGTAGGTGTCGAGGGAGATGTCCGCCCCCTCGTCGAGCGCCTTGTCGAGCAGGGCGAGGAGATCGGGTGCCTTGCCCTTGTTCACCCCGAAGTTCATGGTGGCGTGGGCGAGATGGAGCGCGCAGCCGGCGTCCCGGGAGACCTCGACCATCTCCTCGTAGGCCCGGAGGGCGCCGGCGCCGTAGGAGCGGTGGTGGGGGCAGTAGTAGCCGTCGTAGCGGGCCACCACCCGGCACAGCTCGGTCAGTTCGGCGTCCTTCGCGTACATCCCCGGCGTGTAGGTCAGACCGGAGGACATGCCCACCGCGCCCTGTTCCAGGCCCTCGGCCACCAGGCGCTTCATATGGTCCAGCTCGGCCCCGGTCGCGGGGCGGTCGTCCCAGCCCACCGCGTACATCCGCACGGTGCCCTGCGGGATCAGATACGCGGCGTTGACCGCGACACCCCGGTCGAGGCGGTCCAGGTACTCGCCGACCGTGCGCCAGTCGAAGTCGACGGAGGAGTCCGAGGGGCCGCCGCCGTTCCAGCCGGTGATCGCCTGGCGGACCGCGTCGAGGGTGCGGTCGTCGACCGGGGCGTACGACAGACCGTCCTGGCCGAGCACTTCGAGCGTCACGCCCTGTGCGGCCTTCGCCTCGTGTGCGGGGTCGCGCAGCAGGGCGAGGTCGCTGTGGGCGTGCATGTCGATGAAGCCGGGGGACAGGGCGAGCCCGGCCGCGTCCAGGGTGCGCGCCGCGGCCGGGCGGGGGCCGTCGCCCTCACGGTGGATCGCGGCGATGCGGCCGCCGTCGACGGTGACGTCCGCACGGTAGGAGGGGGCGCCGGAGCCGTCGATGACGCGGGCGTCGCGGATGACGAGGTCCATGGGACGACCGCCTCTCAGAAGAAGGTGCGGATGTAGTCGGTGACCGTGCCGTCGGCCTCGACCAGCGGGATCAGCTGCCACTTGTCGAAGGAGGTGCACGGGTGGGACAGGCCCAGGCCGACCCAGTCGCCGACCTCCAGCTCGGCCTCCGGCCCGGTGCGCACCCAGCCGTGCTGGTCGGACAGACCGCTGACGGTGATGCCGGTGGCCGGGCGGATCTCGCCGGTGCGGCCGTCCCGGACGACCTGCGCCTCGGGGAGGTCGAGGTCGTAGGCGGCGTCGCGCTTGCCCGCGTTGACGAAGGCCTGCTCGCCGTTCGGGCGGGAGATGACCTGGGCCCAGAGGCGGAACGCGGGCTGGAGGGTGCCCTCGTCGGGGACGCGGTTGAACGGGGTGAGGTGGCGGTAGTGGCCGTCGTCGTGCGAGACGTATGCGCCGGACCGCAGCAACTTGCAGACCGGCAGCGAGAGTTCGGGGATGTCGGCGAACACGTCGGCCACCGCGTCGAACCACGCGCTGCCGCCCGCGCTGATGATGATCTCGTCCGTGGCCGCGAAGCGCCCCGCCTTGTCGAAGTCCGCGGCGAGCGCGGTCAGCCGGCGGAGCCACGCGCGGACCCGGTCGCCGTCCGCCTGCGGAACCTCACCCTCGTACCCCGCGACACCGACGAGGCGCAGCGTGGGGGCGTCGGCGACGGCGTCGGCGATCGCCGCGCACTCGGCCTCGGTGCGGGCGCCGGTGCGGGCGCCGTCGCCGGCGCCGAGTTCGACGACGACATCGAGCGGGCGGGAGGCCCCGGCCTCCCGCAGGGCCTCGTTCATCAGCTCGGCGCCGCGCACCGAGTCGACATAACAGACAAAGCGGAAGTCCGGATCGGCGTCCAGCTCGCCGGCCAGCCAGCGCAGGGCGACGGCGTCGACGACCTCATTGGCGAGGAAGATGTGCCGGATGCCGTGCGCACGGTAGACGCGGACCTGGTGGGGCACGGCGGCGGTGATGCCCCACGCGCCGCGCTCCAGCTGTCGCACGAAGAGCTGCGGCGCCATGGAGGTCTTGCCGTGCGGGGCGAAGGCCAGACCGTGGCGCTCGGCGTACGTCTCGAGGAGCGCGAGGTTGTGCTCGACCGACTCGGCGGACAGTGCGAGGACGGGCGTGGTGAAGCCGCCGTCGAAGAGATTGCGCCGCTCGGCGGCCAGTTGGGCGACCGTGAGGCCCTCGGCGTCCGGCGGGAGCGCCTTGAAGCGGTGGTCGACACGCTCGTCACCGAGCTGGTCCACGCGCTCGTTCCCGAACTCGTCGGTGGGCCGGTCGGCGGCCATGGGAGCCTCCTCGAAAAGTCTCATTGCAACATCTGCAACAGTCATTGCGTATAACGCTTAATGGTGTCTAACATCCGGCGCAACGCCGGGTCAATGGATCCGGCTGCCCCAGAAACCCGCGAGGAGGCCCCAGGGTGAGCAGCGTGACCGGCACCGCAGCCGCGGACCCGACCGAGGTGATCTGCCTCGGCGAGTCCATGGTCACGTTCATGCCCTCACGGCCCGGGCGCCTCGCCGACGTCCCCTCCTTCGCCCGCACCATCGGCGGTGCCGAGTCCAATGTCGCCTGTGCGCTCGCCGCGGCGGGGCACCGGGTGAAATGGGTCAGCCGCGTCGGTGCCGACGGGTTCGGCGACCACCTCGTCGAGGCGATCGGCGCGTACGGGGTCGACACCTCGGCCGTCGGCCGTGATCCGGACCGGCCCACCGGCATCTACTTCCGCACCGCGACCGACCGGTCCACCGACGCGCACGAAGTCGCGTACTACCGCGCCGGTTCGGCGGCGTCGGCGATGTCCCCGATGACCCTGCCGTACGCCGAACTCACCGGCGCGCGGGTCCTGCACCTGTCCGGCATCACCGCCGCGCTCTCCGCGGACTGCCTGGCGCTGTTGCTCGAACTCACCGAACGGCGCGAGGGGCGGCCGCTGGTCTCCTTCGACGTCAACCACCGGCCGGGGCTGTGGCGCGACGCCTCGGGACCGGAGGTGCTGCTGGAGCTGGCCCGTGGAGCCGACCTCGTCTTCGTCGGCGAGGACGAGGCGGCGGACGCGTGGGGACTGCACGGCGGGGCGGCGATCCGCGCGGCGCTCCCGGAGCCCGGTGTCGTCGTCGTGAAGCACGGCGCCCGGGGTGCCACCGCCTACACCGGGCCCGTGCCCGATACGGCCGCGGGGCCCGAGGACGTCGCGCCGGGCGCGGTCTTCGCCCCCGCTCCCCATGTCGATGTCGTCGCCCCGGTCGGGGCCGGCGACGCCTTCGCGGCCGGTTTCCTCTCCGGGACGCTGCGCGAACTCCCGCTGCGGGACCGGCTGCGGCACGGACACCTCATGGCCGCCGCCGCCCTGACCGTCCCCGGCGACCTCGGCACCCCGCCCTCCACCGCACACGCCGACCGCCTCGCGGAACTGGACGACGCGGCCTGGGGGAGACTTCGACTCGGCCCCGGCTGGACCTCAGCCGTGGATGAGGAGGTACGTACGTCATGAGCCAGACCGTCGACCGCGCGCTGAGCATCCTTCCGTTGCTCGCCCAGGGACCCGCCGACCTCGGACAGGTCGCCGAACGCCTCGGCGTTCACAAGTCCACCGCGCTGCGGCTGCTGCGTACGCTCCACGAGCACGGACTCGTCTACCGCCAGCAGGACCAGCGCTACCGGCTCGGGGCCCGGCTGTTCGCCCTCGCACAGGAGGCCGTCGAGAACCTCGACGTACGCGAGATCGCCCACCCCCATCTCGTCACCCTCAACGAGCAGATCGGGCACACCATCCATCTCGCCGTGTACGAGGAGAGCGAAGTCCTCTACATCGACAAGGTCGAGAGCCGCTACCCGGTACGGATGTACTCGCGGATCGGCAAGCCCGTCGCGATCACCGTCGCTGCCGTGGCGAAGCTGCTGCTCGCCGATCTGCCCGAGCCCGAGCGGCGCGCGGTCGCCGAGAAGCTCGACTACCCCATGTACACATCCCGTTCGACGCCGAACGCCGGTGCGTTCCTCAGAGAACTCACCGTCGTACGCGAACAGGGATGGGCCACCGACCTCGGCGGCCACGAGGAGTCCATCAACTGCATCGGCGCACCCATCCGGGGCGCCGACGGCCGGGTCGTCGCCGCGATGTCGGTGTCCGCGCCGAACGTCGTCGTCACCGGCGAGGAACTCCTCACCCTGCTCCCGCTGGTGCGCCGCACCGCCGACGCCATCAGCCGGGAGTACTCCGGTTCCGTGACTCCGCACTGATGACGGCCGACCATCGAGCTCGAGCCCGACCGCGTACGACCGATACATCGAGTACGACCGAGCACACCGCCGGTACGACACACCCCAGCACGACACCGCCCGAAGGAAGCTCCATGACCGAGAAGACCGCGATCACCCCCGCCACCCACACCGAGCCGCCCGCCAAGTTCTCCCACGGCGTCAAGAAGGGCAACATCCTTCAGGTCGCCGGGCAGGTCGGATTCCTTCCGGCCGTCGAGGGCCAGGCCCCCACCCCCGCGGGCCCCACACTGCGCGAGCAGACCCTCCAGACGCTCGCCAACGTCAAGGCGGTCCTCGAGGAGGGCGGTGCGAGCTGGGACGACGTGATGATGATGCGCGTCTACCTCACCGACGTCGGCCACTTCGCCGAGATGAACGAGATCTACAACGCGTACTTCGCGGAGCAGAACCTGAAGGCCCCCGCCTCCGCGCGCACCACGGTCTACGTCGGACTGCCCGCCGGGCTCCTCGTCGAGATCGACGCGCTGGCGGTTCTCGGCTGATCGTCCGCTGACCTTGCCCGACCACACCCCCCAGCACACACCCCACGGCCCGGCGCCCGTCCCCGGGGCGCCGTGCCGCGGTCCCCCCTACCCGAAAACACCTCGAACGACAGGTTCCGCCATGCTCCTCGCCGCTGACGCGCCGCCACCGGCCCCGCCGCACACCGGTGGACTGCTCCTCCTCATCGACGGCACCGCCGGTCTGCTGACCGTCGCCGCCCTCGGTATCGCCCTGCTTCTCGTGCTGATCATCAAGCTGAGGCTCCAGCCGTTCGTCGCGCTGCTCGCCGTCTCCATCGCGGTGGGTCTCGCCGCCGGCCTCTCCGTCACCGAACTCTTCGGCACCGTGCAGAAGTCCGCGGCCGTCTCCGTCATCGAGACCGGTATGGGCGGCATCCTCGGCCATGTCGCGATCATCATCGGACTCGGCACCATGCTGGGCGCGATACTCGAAGTGTCCGGCGGCGCCGAGGTGCTGAGCTCGCGTCTGCTGGGCCTGTTCGGTGAGAAGCGCGCCCCGCTGGCCATGGGACTGACCGGTCTGATCTTCGGTATCCCGGTCTTCTTCGACGTCGGCATCTTCGTCCTCGCGCCGATCGTCTACGCGGCGGCCAAGCGCTCCGGCAAGTCGATCCTCCTCTACGCGATGCCGCTGCTGGCCGGCCTGTCGATGACCCACGCCTTCCTCCCGCCGCACCCCGGCCCGGTCGCCGCCGCCGGTCTGTTCAAGGTCTCGCTGGGCTGGGTCATCCTGATGGGCTTGGTGGTCGGCATACCCGCGGTCCTCGCCGCCTGGGCGTACGCGGCGTGGATCGGCAAGCGGCTGTTCGTCGAGGTGCCGCAGGACATGCTGGAGGCCGCCGAGGACGCCAAGGCCGCGATAGCCGCCGAGCGCAAGGACCGGCTGGGCGACGGCGCCACCGAGGCGCCCGTGTCGCTCGCCACCGTGCTGCTCATCATCGGTACGCCGCTGGTGCTGATCCTGGCGGCGACGTTCTCCTCCATCGCGCTGGACGAGTCCACGCTCCGGTCGGTCGTCGAGTTCTTCGGCAACCCGTTCGTGGCGCTGACGATCGCGCTCTTCCTCGCCTACTACCTGCTCGGCATCCGGCGCGGCTGGTCCCGCAAGTCCCTGGAGCAGGTGTCGACCTCCTCGCTCAAGCCGGTCGGCAACATCCTGCTGGTCGTCGGCGCCGGCGGGGTGTTCGGCGCCGTCCTCAAGGCCAGCGGCGTGGCCCAGGCGCTCTCCGACACCTTCAACGACGTCGGCCTGCCGGTCATCGTCCTCGCCTATCTGATCTCGCTGGTGCTGCGGGTGGCGCAGGGTTCGGCGACCGTCGCGATCGTCACCACGGCAGGCATCGTGCTGCCGCTGGTGGAGAACGGCGGTCACTCGCAGGCCTTCCTGGCCCTGGTCATCATGGCCATCTCGGCCGGTTCGATCTTCGCCTCGCACGTCAACGACGGCGGCTTCTGGATCGTCTCCAAGTACTTCGGCATATCCGAGCGCGACACCCTGAAGTCGTGGACGGTGCTGGAGTCGGTGCTGTCGGTCGCCGGCTTCGCGGTCGCGGCGGCGCTCAGTCTCGTCGTCTAGAGGCGTCCGTACGGGGGTGCTCCCTACGGACGAAGGCGCCCGGAACGGTATCCGTCCCGGGCGCCTCGGTCTGCCCGCGCGTGTCAGCTCGCGCAGGTCAGCTCGCGCAGTACTGCTGTTCCTTGCCGATCGAGCGGTACATGCAGTCCGAGTTCTCCAGCAGTTGCAGCACGGCGTCCCGGTTGCGGCTGGTCTCGCGCTCGATCACCTCGTCGGGCGGGTAGAAGCCGCCGCCGCCGAAGCCCGTCGGGTACATCTCGAAGGTGTACGCGAAGATCTTCTGATTGCCCCACAGCCAGTCGTCGATCGAGCCGTCCGTGATGTAGAGGTCGCTCGACTGCTCGGGTGTGTAGCCGTTGCTGGCCGCCAT is a genomic window containing:
- a CDS encoding S1 family peptidase, coding for MKKPLVGAFLALTLLGAGAAPAVAVAAPDAAPAATSAEPRAKAPVDVKAVDFAGTVALSNCSGSVVRMPASEPDDPALVLSNGHCIESGFPAAGEVIVDQPSSRSFSLLNSAGSRVATLRASKIAYATMTDTDVSLYQLTRTYAQIESSYGIKALEVNAAHPVKGTAIKVVSGYWKRIYSCSIDGFAYRLKEGEWTWKDSVRYTSSCNTIGGTSGSPVVDNATGKVVAVNNTGNESGGRCTDNNPCEVDESGNVTVRRGINYGQQTYQIVPCVGLDNKIDLGRPGCTLPKP
- a CDS encoding RidA family protein; translated protein: MTEKTAITPATHTEPPAKFSHGVKKGNILQVAGQVGFLPAVEGQAPTPAGPTLREQTLQTLANVKAVLEEGGASWDDVMMMRVYLTDVGHFAEMNEIYNAYFAEQNLKAPASARTTVYVGLPAGLLVEIDALAVLG
- a CDS encoding N-acyl-D-amino-acid deacylase family protein; protein product: MDLVIRDARVIDGSGAPSYRADVTVDGGRIAAIHREGDGPRPAAARTLDAAGLALSPGFIDMHAHSDLALLRDPAHEAKAAQGVTLEVLGQDGLSYAPVDDRTLDAVRQAITGWNGGGPSDSSVDFDWRTVGEYLDRLDRGVAVNAAYLIPQGTVRMYAVGWDDRPATGAELDHMKRLVAEGLEQGAVGMSSGLTYTPGMYAKDAELTELCRVVARYDGYYCPHHRSYGAGALRAYEEMVEVSRDAGCALHLAHATMNFGVNKGKAPDLLALLDKALDEGADISLDTYPYTPGCTTLVAVLPSWASEGGPDAVLARLRDEAAAERIRHHLEEIGSDGCHGVPIEWDTIEISGVTDPALASHVGRTIEQTARARGEAPWATARRLLIEDGLGSTILQHVGHEENVRAIMRHRVHTGGSDGILQGAKPHPRAYGTFPHYLGRYARELGILSLEETVAHLTSRPAARLRLPDRGLIREGYRADLVLFDPETVAAGSTFEEPRTLPTGIPHVLIDGRFVIEDGVRTDVLAGRSVRRTPRA
- a CDS encoding GntP family permease, which translates into the protein MLLAADAPPPAPPHTGGLLLLIDGTAGLLTVAALGIALLLVLIIKLRLQPFVALLAVSIAVGLAAGLSVTELFGTVQKSAAVSVIETGMGGILGHVAIIIGLGTMLGAILEVSGGAEVLSSRLLGLFGEKRAPLAMGLTGLIFGIPVFFDVGIFVLAPIVYAAAKRSGKSILLYAMPLLAGLSMTHAFLPPHPGPVAAAGLFKVSLGWVILMGLVVGIPAVLAAWAYAAWIGKRLFVEVPQDMLEAAEDAKAAIAAERKDRLGDGATEAPVSLATVLLIIGTPLVLILAATFSSIALDESTLRSVVEFFGNPFVALTIALFLAYYLLGIRRGWSRKSLEQVSTSSLKPVGNILLVVGAGGVFGAVLKASGVAQALSDTFNDVGLPVIVLAYLISLVLRVAQGSATVAIVTTAGIVLPLVENGGHSQAFLALVIMAISAGSIFASHVNDGGFWIVSKYFGISERDTLKSWTVLESVLSVAGFAVAAALSLVV
- a CDS encoding sugar kinase; protein product: MTGTAAADPTEVICLGESMVTFMPSRPGRLADVPSFARTIGGAESNVACALAAAGHRVKWVSRVGADGFGDHLVEAIGAYGVDTSAVGRDPDRPTGIYFRTATDRSTDAHEVAYYRAGSAASAMSPMTLPYAELTGARVLHLSGITAALSADCLALLLELTERREGRPLVSFDVNHRPGLWRDASGPEVLLELARGADLVFVGEDEAADAWGLHGGAAIRAALPEPGVVVVKHGARGATAYTGPVPDTAAGPEDVAPGAVFAPAPHVDVVAPVGAGDAFAAGFLSGTLRELPLRDRLRHGHLMAAAALTVPGDLGTPPSTAHADRLAELDDAAWGRLRLGPGWTSAVDEEVRTS
- a CDS encoding IclR family transcriptional regulator, coding for MSQTVDRALSILPLLAQGPADLGQVAERLGVHKSTALRLLRTLHEHGLVYRQQDQRYRLGARLFALAQEAVENLDVREIAHPHLVTLNEQIGHTIHLAVYEESEVLYIDKVESRYPVRMYSRIGKPVAITVAAVAKLLLADLPEPERRAVAEKLDYPMYTSRSTPNAGAFLRELTVVREQGWATDLGGHEESINCIGAPIRGADGRVVAAMSVSAPNVVVTGEELLTLLPLVRRTADAISREYSGSVTPH
- a CDS encoding tyrosinase family protein — its product is MHTRKNQRNLSRSEKRRLVDALLALKRSGRYDEFVRMHGEYYVPDAEKGPRAAHMTPSFFPWHRRFLLEFERALQKVDPGVSVPYWDWTTDNTPAASLWAEDFLGGNGRTGDRQVMTGPFAYSNGNWRINARVTEGKFLTRNFGRPSDPVSLPTKNDVAKALREPAYDAAPWDSTAKTGFRNAIEGWSAGGPARWRNHNRVHRWVGGLMLGATSPNDPVFWLHHAFMDLLWIRWQQAHPRSGYLPRTRLAASDPQAGRVFALDEPMPPWNVRPSALLDHSRLYRYA
- a CDS encoding chaplin, producing the protein MSRIAKAVAVVAGSGAILAGGAGLAAADAGAEGAAAHSPGVASGNVVQVPVNIPVNVCGNTVNVIALLNPAFGNQCVNNGGNDTDEAYGG
- a CDS encoding amino acid deaminase — translated: MAADRPTDEFGNERVDQLGDERVDHRFKALPPDAEGLTVAQLAAERRNLFDGGFTTPVLALSAESVEHNLALLETYAERHGLAFAPHGKTSMAPQLFVRQLERGAWGITAAVPHQVRVYRAHGIRHIFLANEVVDAVALRWLAGELDADPDFRFVCYVDSVRGAELMNEALREAGASRPLDVVVELGAGDGARTGARTEAECAAIADAVADAPTLRLVGVAGYEGEVPQADGDRVRAWLRRLTALAADFDKAGRFAATDEIIISAGGSAWFDAVADVFADIPELSLPVCKLLRSGAYVSHDDGHYRHLTPFNRVPDEGTLQPAFRLWAQVISRPNGEQAFVNAGKRDAAYDLDLPEAQVVRDGRTGEIRPATGITVSGLSDQHGWVRTGPEAELEVGDWVGLGLSHPCTSFDKWQLIPLVEADGTVTDYIRTFF
- a CDS encoding alpha-ketoglutarate-dependent dioxygenase AlkB — its product is MAAHLQGSLFDQTDEIRLGPLDGVRRTVLGDGAWIDVLPGWLHGADALFEELRSGVPWRAERRQMYEREVAVPRLLAHYRESDPLPHSVLDEARDALDAHYAEELGEPFTTAGLCYYRDGRDSVAWHGDTGGRASRQDTMVAILSVGAPRDLLLRPRRGGGPSVRRALGHGDLIVMGGSCQRTWEHAVPKTTRATGPRISIQFRPQGVH